GGCCTGGTCTTCTGCGGCAGCGGCGTCCACCGGGCCGCCCGGCCCGAGTCCGATATGGCAGTGCGCGTCCACGAATCCGGGCAGGACCCAGCCATCCAGCACTCGGTCCGGCGCCTGCTGCGGGCGGGTAAACGTCAGCAGCCCGCCAACGGACCACAGGCCCCGCCGCTCGCTTCCCGGCCCGGTCAGCACGGGGCCGCTGAGTTCTATAATCTCCGGCATTCGACTCCCTCTTCCTCGCCAGTCAGGCTAGCACCGGCTATGTGACAAGGCCCTCACGGAAGGCTGTGGTAGCTTTCTTCCTGACCACACGGGTGCCCCTGCAGGGGCTGAGATCGGGCTGATGCAGCCTGCGACCGTTGAACCTGTCCGGGTAATGCCGGCGAAGGAAGTGAGTATTCCTTGAGTACACCAAAAGAACAGCTGAGCCCTGCCCAAGATGAGCCCGGGAAAGGGCTGCCCGGTGAAAGCCCGGCAGCTCCGGTCACCCGGTCGCTGAAGTCGCACTCATTGGCCTTTATCGAAGATGCGGCGTCAGGGATCCGGGTCCCTGTGACCGAAATAGCCCTTGAGCCCTCCCCCAATGGGGAAGCCAACGCCCCTTTCCGGACGTACCGGACCGCCGGACCCGGCAGCGACCCGGTGCGCGGCCTGAGCCCCTTCCGGTCGGAATGGATTCTGGGACGGGGAGACACGGAAGCCTACAGCGGCAGGGAGCGGAACCTGCTCGACGACGGCCGGTCGGCTGTCCGCCGCGGCGCCGCCTCCGCGGAATGGGAGGGCGCCCGGCCGGTGCCCCGCCGCGCCCTCGAAGGCAAAACCGTGACCCAGATGCACTACGCCAGGCAAGGCATCATCACGCCGGAAATGCGGTTCGTCGCGTTGCGCGAGAGCTGCGACGTGGAGTTGGTCCGCAGTGAGGTGGCCGCCGGCCGCGCGATTATTCCCAACAACATCAACCACCCGGAGTCCGAACCGATGATCATCGGGAAGGCGTTCCTGGTGAAAATCAACGCCAACATCGGCAATTCAGCCGTGACCAGTTCGATTGCCGAGGAAGTGGACAAGCTGCAGTGGGCAACCCAGTGGGGCGCCGACACCGTAATGGACCTGTCCACCGGCGATGACATCCACACCACCAGGGAATGGATCATCCGCAACTCCCCGGTTCCGATCGGCACGGTGCCGATTTACCAGGCGTTGGAAAAGGTCAACGGGGAAGCCAACGCGCTGACTTGGGAAATTTTCCGCGACACCGTCATTGAGCAATGTGAGCAGGGCGTCGACTACATGACAGTCCACGCAGGAGTCCTGCTCCGGTATGTTCCGCTGACCGCCAACCGCGTGACGGGAATCGTATCGCGTGGAGGTTCCATCATGGCTGGCTGGTGCCTGGCGCACCATGAGGAAAACTTCCTGTACACACACTTCGACGAGCTGTGTGAAATCTTCGCCAAGTACGACGTCGCGTTTTCCCTCGGCGACGGGCTGCGGCCGGGGGCGACGGCGGATGCCAACGACGCCGCGCAGTTCGCAGAGCTGGACACCCTCGCCGAGCTCACGCAGCGGGCCTGGAAATACGATGTCCAGGTGATGGTGGAGGGTCCCGGCCACATTCCCTTCCACCTGGTGCGGGAAAACGTGGAGCGGCAGCAGGAGCTGTGCAAGGGAGCACCCTTCTACACGCTGGGGCCACTGGTCACCGATGTGGCTCCGGGATATGACCACATCACGTCAGCGATCGGGGCCACGGAGATCGCCCGGTACGGTACCGCCATGCTGTGCTACGTCACACCCAAGGAACACCTTGGCCTGCCCAACAAGGACGACGTGAAGACAGGCGTGATCACCTACAAGATCGCCGCGCATGCGGCAGACCTCGCCAAGGGCCACCCTGGTGCGCACGAACGGGATGACGCGTTGTCCAAGGCACGGTTCGAGTTCCGCTGGCGGGACCAGTTCGCCCTGTCCCTGGACCCGGTAACGGCCGAGGCTTTCCATGACGAGACGCTCCCCGCCGAGCCGGCCAAGACCGCCCATTTCTGCTCGATGTGCGGACCAAAGTTCTGCTCCATGCGAATCAGCCAGGATATCCGTGACGAATACGGGTCCGCGGAGTCGCAGGCAGCACTGGCAGAGATGGCGGCCGGGATGCGCGAAAAGAGCCAGGAGTTCATGGCCGCGGGCGCCAAGGTGTATCTGCCGGAACCGGCCGTGCCGTCAGCCGGAGGCCGTTAGCCGCCATCAGTTTCCCGTCCGGCCGGCTATTGGGGGCCGTCCGGACGGGGGAAACTCCGCATTGGCCGGGTTCAGGAGGCCCTGGCAGGCTGGCTCCTGCTGACCTCACTGATGAACGCCCGGATGGCGCGGTCGCCGTCCGGGGAATCGTGGGGGCGGTGTCCTCCCGCGGCAACGCGGTGCAGGGCGCCGGTCTCACGCAGGTAACCGGCAATCTCCTCATAGAGTGGCTCCCATCCCCCGGTCAGGACCAGGGTGGGGACGCCCGGAACGATGTGCAGCGGAGCCTCCCACGTGGGCGACTGGAGCCGCAGTCGCCTGGCGGAGCGCCTCTCCTCGACGGTGGCCGGCTCCTGCAGGTCCGTGGCGTAGACCCGCCGTACAAACTCCCGCTGGAAGTCCTCGTCGCTGAGCTGGTGCCGGACATCGAACAACGGCTGCATGAGCCCGATATGCGCCGCCGTGGCCGGCAGCTCCGCAGTCAGGGAGAGGCACGCCGGCTCCACGAGTGTCAGCGAATAGACGAGGTCGGGGCGTTCGACGGCAGCCATCATGGCGGCGATGGCTCCCTGGGAGTGAGCCACAATGTGTCCGCCGGCGGCGCCGCGGCCGTCGTCGGCCAGGGACCGCAGCACGATGGAGGTGTCCTCTGCAAAGGAGGATTCAACCGGTTCGGCGATGGGATCGTAACCGTGGCGGCGCAGGAACAGTGCGTCGTAGGCCAGTGCCATGCCGTGCTGGCGCGGCCAGGCCGCGGCGCCGAAGCTTCCGGCGCCGTGCACGAACACTACCCTCTGCTTGAACATGTCCCAACCCTATTCCACGGTACCGACAACCCAAGTAAGCAGCAGCAGGTGTCGTTTTGAGGCTTCAAAACGACACCTGCTGCTACTGGGTTGGGGATGCTGTTACTTGCCGAGGAACTTGTCGAAGCCCTTGGGCAGGTTCAGCTGCGACGGATCAAAATCGCCCGACTGCTGGCCGAAGGCGGCGCCGGTGGGCAGCGCCTTCGCAGCGTTGGCACGGCGTGCCTCGGCTTCCTTGCGCTCCTGTGCTGCCTTGGCCGGGTTGCCCGACTTTGCCTTCTTCTTCGGGGCGTTCTTGGCGTTCTTCCGGGCCCCGCCGCCCGCACCGGGCATTCCTGGCATCCCGGGCATTCCCGGCATGCCTCCCTGGGCCATCTTCTTCATCATCTTCTGGGCCTGGGCGAAGCGCTCCAGCAGGCCATTGACCTCGGAAACATGCACGCCCGAACCGCGGGCGATGCGGGCGCGGCGCGAACCGTTGATGATCTTGGGCGCAACGCGCTCGTGCGGCGTCATGGATCGGACAATCGCTTCGACGCGGTCGATCTCGCGTTCGTCGAACTGCTCCAGCTGCTGGCGGATGTTCTGCGCACCCGGCATCATCATGAGCATCTTCTTCATGGACCCCATGTTGCGGATCTGCTGCATCTGGGCCAGGAAGTCATCGAGGGTGAACTCCTCCTGGTCGGCGAACTTCTTCGCCATCCGGGCGGCTTCGTCCTTGTCCCACGACTTTTCCGCCTGCTCAATGAGCGTGAGGACGTCACCCATGTCCAGGATGCGCGAGGCCATCCGGTCAGGGTGGAACAGCTCGAAGTCGTCCACGCCTTCACCGGTGGACGCGAACATGACCGGTTTGCCGGTGACCGACGCGACGGAAAGCGCGGCACCGCCGCGGGCGTCGCCGTCGAGCTTTGACAGGACGATGCCGGTGAAGTTGACGCCTTCATCAAAAGCATGCGCCGTGTTCACAGCGTCCTGGCCGATCATGGCGTCGATGACGAACAGGACTTCGTTGGGCACGATGGCGCGGCGGATCTGGCGCGCCTGCTCCATCATCTCGGCGTCGACGCCAAGGCGGCCGGCGGTGTCAACGATGACGACGTCGTGCAGCTTCTGGCGCGCTTCCTCGACGCCTGCCCGGGCCACTGCGACGGGGTCGCCGGCCGGCTGGTCAAGTTCGGACGAAGTGGCTCCGGGATGCGGCGCGAACACCGGCACGTTCGCCCGCTGGCCCACCACCTGCAGCTGGTTGACGGCGTTGGGGCGCTGGAGGTCACAGGCCACCAGGATGGGGCTGTGCCCCTGCCCTTTGAGCCACTTGGACAGCTTGCCGGCCAGGGTGGTCTTGCCGGCACCCTGCAGGCCGGCCAGCATGATGATCGTGGGGCCGTTCTTGGCGAGCCGGATGCGGCGGGTTTCGCCGCCGAGGATCTCCACGAGCTCCTCGTTGACGATCTTGACGATCTGCTGGCTCGGGTTAAGTGCTGCCGATACCTCGGCACCCAGGGCGCGTTCCCGGACCCGCCCGGTGAATTCACGGACTACGGGAACGGCAACGTCCGCGTCCAAAAGGGCACGGCGGATCTCGCGGACTGTTGCATCGACATCGGCCTCGGTGAGGCGGCCCTTGCCGCGGAGATTCTTGAAGGTTGCTGTCAACCGGTCAGAGAGTGAATTGAACACGCGCCGTGCACTTCTTTCAGTGGATGATCGGGACTCGACTATCTAGGGTACCAAGTCGGGCACCCAAGATGGCATGCTGGCAAAATGACGAGCCAAACAACTGTAAGAACCCTGCTCATCCTCGGCGCCTCCGGCGACCTCACCGGCCGTCTCCTCCTGCCCGGGCTGGCCCGGCTGGTGGCGAAGGGCCGGGCGGCGGGCCTCCGGCTCGTCGGCGCCGGTTCTGATCCCTGGACCCCGGAACAGTGGCGCGAGCGGGTGCAGTCGTCTTTCGCGGCAGCTGCTGAAGCGGCGGACGCCGAAGGGAAAGAAGCGCTCGAGGCCCTGGAAAAGGAAACGGTCTACCATCAGCTGGACGTCACCGCCGCCGGCGCCCTCGCTACCCTGCTGGGCAGCCTCGAAGGGCCGGTCGCCGCCTACTTTGCCCTCCCGCCGAAAATCAGCCAGCTCGCCTGCGAGGCCCTGCGGCCCGAGGACGTCCCGCAGGGCACCCGGCTGGTAATGGAGAAGCCTTTCGGGTCCAGTGAAGCGTCGGCGCGGTCGCTGAACCAGACGCTGGTCCGCCTGGTTCCGGAGGAACATATCCACCGGGTTGACCACTTCCTGGGCAAGGCCACCGTACTGAACATCCTGGGCCTGCGCTTTGCCAACAACTTCCTTGAGCCCGTCTGGAACCGGCACCACATCGAAAAGGTGGAAATCATCTTCGACGAGGATCTGGCCCTGGAAGGGCGTGCCCGCTATTACGACGCCGCCGGAGCCCTCCGCGACATGATCCAGAGCCATTTGCTCCAGATCATGGCACTTATGGCCATCGAACCTCCGGCCACCGTGGGTGAGCGGGACCTGCGGGACGCCATCTCCGCCGTCCTTCGTGCCAGCAGCGTCCCCGAGCCCCTGGCAGCCTCCACCCGCCGGGCACGCTACACCGCCGGTTCGGTGGCGGGGAAAGCGGTACCCGATTATGCCGGGGAGGAGGGAGTGGACGCCGACCGCGCGACGGAAACCCTTGCGGAGATCCAGGTCGGAATCGACAACTGGCGCTGGAAAGGCGTCCCTTTCATCCTGCGTTCAGGCAAGGCCCTCGGCGCCAAGCGCAAGGAAGCCGTGGTCACCTTCCGTCCCGTCCCCCATCTGCCTACAGGCTTCACCGGTGTGGACTCACCGAACCAGCTCCGGATCGGCTTCGGCCCGGACACCCTGGAATTCGACGTCGATGTCAACGGCCCGGGAGACCTCCTCAGCCTGAGCCGGACCACCCTCCAGGCAGAGCTGAGTGCCTCCGAGCTCCTCCCCTACGGAGAAGTCCTCGAGGGCGTGCTCGCGGGAGACCCGCTGCTTTCGGTCCGCGGTGATACGGCTGAGGACTGCTGGCGGATTGTGGAGCCCGTGCTGATGGCCTGGCAGCGCGGTGAGGTTCCGTTGGAGGAGTACGACGCCGGTTCGGCCGGGCCCGCTTCCTGGCCCGCCGCGCGTCCCGGCGGCCGGTCATAGGAGCCAGGCAGCCGTCTTCCGGGGGCTTCTGCAGCAACAACAGAGCAGAGCGGGCAGGATACCTTCCGGTTTCCTGCCCGCTCTGCTCTTGCTGTGTCTTCACCTTCCCCCTGGGGGACGGCATGCCCTAAATGGCGGCGACGCCCCGTTCGCCGGTCCGGACCCGGACGGCTTCGAAGACATCCACGGTCCACACCTTGCCGTCGCCCGCCCGGCCGGTGTTGGAGCTGGCGATGATGACATCCAGGATGTCGTCAGCCTGCTCATCCGTGGCCAGGACCTCCACCCGGATCTTCGGCAGGAGATCCACGTTGTACTCCGCGCCGCGGTAGACCTCGGTATAGCCGCGCTGCCTGCCGTAGCCGCTGGCCGCGCTGACCGTCAGGCCCTGCACGCCGTAGGCCTCCAGCCCTTCCCGGATGGCCTCGAGCTTTTCCGGCCTGACGATTGCCGTGATCAGTTTCATGCCCCCACGCTTTCCTTGCCTGTTGCTGATTCGCTCTTCTGGTCAGCCGGTGTTGCGTCCGAAGCCTGGGCGGCTTCCGGCTGGGTCTTGCCGGTGATCATGTCGTGCAGGGGATGGAAGCTTCCGCCGTGTCCCCCAACACCGAACTCGTAGGCGGTCTCGGCGTGCAGGCTGAGGTCAACACCCACCGTTTCCTGTTCCTGCGAGACCCGGAAGCCCATGGTCTTGTGGATGGCCAGGGCGATGATCGTCGTCAGGATTGCGGAGTAGGCGATCGCAATGCCCGCCGCCGCCAGCTGCGCCCACATCTGGGCCATGCCGCCGCCGTAGAAGAGCCCGCCGCCTGCACCGTCTTCGGGAAGGGCGATCAAGCCCAGGGCCACGGTGCCGATGATGCCGGAGACAAGGTGGACACCCACGACGTCGAGCGAGTCATCGAAGCCCCAGCGGAACTTCAGTCCCACTGCCAGGGCGGAGGCCACACCCGCCACGATGCCCAGGCCGAGGGCCCCGACCGGGCTGACATTGGCGCAGGCGGGGGTGATGGCAACGAGGCCTGCAACGACGCCGGAGGCCGCACCCAGTGAGGTGGGATGCCCGTCGCGGATCCGTTCGGTGACGAGCCAGCCCAGCATTGCAGCTGCCGGTGCAGCGAGGGTGTTGACCCAGATGAGCCCGCCCTGTTCCGCGGTGGTGGCGGCGCCGCCATTGAAGCCGAACCAGCCGAACCACAGGATGGCTGCACCGAGCATGACGAAGGGGATGTTATGGGGCCGGTGGTTGGGGTCCTTGCCGAATCCCTTGCGGTTGCCCACGATAAAGACGAGGATCAGCGCGGCGACGCCGGCGTTGATGTGGACCACGGTGCCACCGGCGAAGTCAATGGCTTCGCCGAGGGCCGAGCCCACAGCCCCCTCTTCGCTGAAGAGCCCGCCACCCCACACCATGTAGGCGAGGGGACAGTAAACCAGGGTGACCCACACTGGGACGAACACGCTCCAGGCACCGAACTTGGCCCTGTCTGCAATGGCGCCGCTGATGAGGGCCACCGTGATGATGGCGAAGGTGGCGCCGAAGCCCACCATGATGAGCCCGTCAGGGGTGTCGATGCCTTCAAGGCCGAAGTGTGCGAACGGGTTTCCCACCATCTGCAGGAAGCCCTCGCCCGAGGACATCGAGTAGCCCCACAGTATCCACACGACCCCGACCATGGCGACGGAGATGAAGCTCATCATCATCATGTTCAGTGCAGCTTTGGCCCGTGTCATGCCGCCATAGAAAAATGCCAGACCAGGTGTCATCAGCAGCACGAGCGCTGCGGACACCATGACCCAAACGTGACCTGCGGTAAGTTCCATGGTGCACGTCCTCTCTGATCGAAACTGCGGAGATGATCCGCCTGCCAACGCCCTTTGCGTCCTGTAACGAGTTTGTCGGCGGTGTGTTTCGCCCGCGGAGGATTTAGATTGCCGGCCTGTTACAACAACCTCCAGGAAGTAAATGGTGCATATCCGCCTTGTTACGGTTATGTTTCAGCACTCCCGCCGGTACCCGGCGCCCCATTCAGCAAGGAACTTCCCCTCATGACTGCAGGACCCCGCGTGAGCGGCGCCACTTCAAGGATCCTGGCGCGGCTGCGGCCAAAACGGGACAGGTTCCCGCGGGACATCAAGGTGATGATCGCCGCCGCGTTCCTGATTGCGCTCGGCTTCGGGCTTGTTGCGCCTGTTTTGCCGCAGTTCGCCACAACCTTCGGAGTGGGAAACACAGAGGCAGCGGTGATCGTGGCGATCTTCGCCTTTATGCGGCTCATCTTCGCTCCGGCCGGCGGGACCCTGATCGGCCGGCTGGGGGAACGGCCCGTCTACGTTGCGGGGCTCCTGATCGTGGCACTCTCCACGGCGGCCTGCGCCTTTGCCCAGGATTACTGGCAGTTGCTGCTCTTTCGCGGGCTGGGCGGTGCCGGCTCTGTGATGTTTACTGTCGCGTCCATGGCGCTGGTGGTCCGGCTGGCACCGCCGGAGAGCCGCGGCCGCGTTTCCGGCGCCTATGCGTCCGCATTCCTCATCGGCAACGTCTGCGGTCCGATCGTGGGCGGACTGCTGGCCGGATTCGGCCTGCGGATCCCGTTTCTGGCCTACGCCGCGGCCCTGATTATTGCCGCGCTGGTGGTCCAGACCCAGCTGAGCCACCAGCGCCGGAGCCCTGCTGAGTCGCGGGAGCGGGCGCCCGACATGGGTTTGGGGGAGGCTCTGGGTATCGGAGCCTACCGATCGGCGCTGGTTTCCAGCTTTGCGAACGGATGGGCTACCTTCGGGGTCCGGATGGCCACCGTGCCCTTGTTCGCTGCGGCTGCCTTCGGCTCCGGTCCCGAAGCCGCGGGGCTGGCCTTGGCCGTTTTCGCCGCGGGTAATGCTGCCGCGCTGACGTTTTCGGGCCGGCTGGCTGACAGCATGGGGCGCAAACCGATGATGATCTGGGGCCTGCTGGTGGCGGGTTTGGCGACGGCCGGCATCGGCTTCACCGATGGTCTCGCCTGGTTCCTGGCAGCCGCGGCGCTTGCCGGCGTCGGATCGGGACTTTTTGGACCTGCCCAGCAGGCCGCCGTCGCCGACGTGATCGGCAACGGGCGGTCCGGCGGCAAGGTGCTGGCCGTCTACCAGATGACGTCCGACGTCGGCGCGATTGTGGGGCCGGTCCTGGCCGGCATTCTTGCTGACCGGCTTGGCTTCGGCTGGGCTTTCGGAGTGACCGGCGGAGTCATGGTGGTGGCGGCGTGCGCCTGGCTTGCCACCCGTGAGACCCTTCAGTCCGCCAGGCCGCAGGACCTGCCAGGCCCGGGTCCCCGCTAGAAGGCCTGCATCAGTTCAGCAGCGCGTCAACGAAGCCCTCTGCCTCGAACGGGGCAAGGTCGTCAGCGCCCTCTCCCAGCCCGATCAGCTTCACGGGGACGCCCAGGCTCTTCTGGATGGCGACCACTATTCCACCCTTGGCCGTACCGTCCAGCTTGGTCAGGACGATGCCGGTGATGTTGACAACCTCAGCGAAAACACGGGCCTGGTTCAGGCCGTTCTGGCCCGTGGTGGCGTCCAGGACGAGCAGGACCTCGTCCACTTCGGCCAGCTTCTCCACGACGCGCTTGACCTTGCCCAACTCGTCCATCAGGCCCACCTTGTTCTGGAGCCTGCCGGCGGTGTCGATCATGACCACATCGACTTCCTGGTCAATGCCGGCCTTGACAGCTTCATAGGCCACTGAGGCGGGGTCGGCGCCGTCGATGTCCGACTTCACTGTGGGGACGCCGACACGCTGGCCCCAGGTTGCCAGCTGCTCGGCGGCGGCGGCGCGGAACGTATCAGCGGCGCCCAGCAGGACGTCCTTGTCCTCGGCGACCAGTACGCGGGCCAGCTTGCCCACTGTGGTTGTCTTACCCACGCCATTCACTCCCACCACCATCACGACGGCGGGCTTGTCGGCATGGCGCTGGACATTGAGGCTGCGGTCCATCGTGGGGTCAACGAGCTTGATGAGTTCCTCGCGGAGCAGCTTCTTGACCTCCTCCGGGGTCCGGGTGCCCAGTACCTTGACCCGCTCGCGCAGGGCGTCCACGAGCTGCATGGTGGGCTCGGTGCCAAGGTCCGCGAGAAGGAGCGTTTCCTCTACCTCGTCCCAGACGTTTTCGTCGATCCTGTCGCTGGAGAGCAGCGCCAGGAGGCCCTTGCCCATGATGTTGTTGGAGCGGATAAGCCGCTCCCGCAGGCGCATGAGCCGGCCTTCCACGGGCAGCGGGGTTTCCACCGGGATGACTTCCAGCCCCGCGGCATCGTCGGGAACCGTGGCGGTGTCGAGGTCCTCGACGTCAACGCCGGCGGGCACTTTCCGGTCCGTCACCGCCGCCGACCCGTCAGCGACCAGCGTGCTGCCGCCGGACCGGATTTCCGGATCGTTGGCGTCGCGCGTGTCCGGGTACTGGGTGATGTTCTTCCGAGTCTTCAGCAGGACGGGAATCAGCCCGCCGATAATCGCCAGGGCAGCAACAATGGACAGAATAATGGGAAGGATGTCATTCACTCCCCTAGCTTCTCACAAACGCAGCAGCCGTTTTCGGCGGCCGGCGCGCCCTTGACCTGCCGTGACGCCGCATGGATTGCTGCGCCTATACCTGGGCACCGAGGCGTTGGCTGATGACGGTGGAGACGCCGTCGCCCCGCATTGTGACGCCGTAGAGGGCGTCCGCCACTTCCATGGTGCGCTTCTGGTGGGTGATCACGATGAGCTGGCTG
The window above is part of the Pseudarthrobacter sp. NS4 genome. Proteins encoded here:
- a CDS encoding P-II family nitrogen regulator, with the protein product MKLITAIVRPEKLEAIREGLEAYGVQGLTVSAASGYGRQRGYTEVYRGAEYNVDLLPKIRVEVLATDEQADDILDVIIASSNTGRAGDGKVWTVDVFEAVRVRTGERGVAAI
- a CDS encoding MFS transporter, which gives rise to MTAGPRVSGATSRILARLRPKRDRFPRDIKVMIAAAFLIALGFGLVAPVLPQFATTFGVGNTEAAVIVAIFAFMRLIFAPAGGTLIGRLGERPVYVAGLLIVALSTAACAFAQDYWQLLLFRGLGGAGSVMFTVASMALVVRLAPPESRGRVSGAYASAFLIGNVCGPIVGGLLAGFGLRIPFLAYAAALIIAALVVQTQLSHQRRSPAESRERAPDMGLGEALGIGAYRSALVSSFANGWATFGVRMATVPLFAAAAFGSGPEAAGLALAVFAAGNAAALTFSGRLADSMGRKPMMIWGLLVAGLATAGIGFTDGLAWFLAAAALAGVGSGLFGPAQQAAVADVIGNGRSGGKVLAVYQMTSDVGAIVGPVLAGILADRLGFGWAFGVTGGVMVVAACAWLATRETLQSARPQDLPGPGPR
- the thiC gene encoding phosphomethylpyrimidine synthase ThiC — encoded protein: MSTPKEQLSPAQDEPGKGLPGESPAAPVTRSLKSHSLAFIEDAASGIRVPVTEIALEPSPNGEANAPFRTYRTAGPGSDPVRGLSPFRSEWILGRGDTEAYSGRERNLLDDGRSAVRRGAASAEWEGARPVPRRALEGKTVTQMHYARQGIITPEMRFVALRESCDVELVRSEVAAGRAIIPNNINHPESEPMIIGKAFLVKINANIGNSAVTSSIAEEVDKLQWATQWGADTVMDLSTGDDIHTTREWIIRNSPVPIGTVPIYQALEKVNGEANALTWEIFRDTVIEQCEQGVDYMTVHAGVLLRYVPLTANRVTGIVSRGGSIMAGWCLAHHEENFLYTHFDELCEIFAKYDVAFSLGDGLRPGATADANDAAQFAELDTLAELTQRAWKYDVQVMVEGPGHIPFHLVRENVERQQELCKGAPFYTLGPLVTDVAPGYDHITSAIGATEIARYGTAMLCYVTPKEHLGLPNKDDVKTGVITYKIAAHAADLAKGHPGAHERDDALSKARFEFRWRDQFALSLDPVTAEAFHDETLPAEPAKTAHFCSMCGPKFCSMRISQDIRDEYGSAESQAALAEMAAGMREKSQEFMAAGAKVYLPEPAVPSAGGR
- a CDS encoding alpha/beta fold hydrolase, which codes for MFKQRVVFVHGAGSFGAAAWPRQHGMALAYDALFLRRHGYDPIAEPVESSFAEDTSIVLRSLADDGRGAAGGHIVAHSQGAIAAMMAAVERPDLVYSLTLVEPACLSLTAELPATAAHIGLMQPLFDVRHQLSDEDFQREFVRRVYATDLQEPATVEERRSARRLRLQSPTWEAPLHIVPGVPTLVLTGGWEPLYEEIAGYLRETGALHRVAAGGHRPHDSPDGDRAIRAFISEVSRSQPARAS
- the ftsY gene encoding signal recognition particle-docking protein FtsY, translating into MNDILPIILSIVAALAIIGGLIPVLLKTRKNITQYPDTRDANDPEIRSGGSTLVADGSAAVTDRKVPAGVDVEDLDTATVPDDAAGLEVIPVETPLPVEGRLMRLRERLIRSNNIMGKGLLALLSSDRIDENVWDEVEETLLLADLGTEPTMQLVDALRERVKVLGTRTPEEVKKLLREELIKLVDPTMDRSLNVQRHADKPAVVMVVGVNGVGKTTTVGKLARVLVAEDKDVLLGAADTFRAAAAEQLATWGQRVGVPTVKSDIDGADPASVAYEAVKAGIDQEVDVVMIDTAGRLQNKVGLMDELGKVKRVVEKLAEVDEVLLVLDATTGQNGLNQARVFAEVVNITGIVLTKLDGTAKGGIVVAIQKSLGVPVKLIGLGEGADDLAPFEAEGFVDALLN
- a CDS encoding glucose-6-phosphate dehydrogenase; protein product: MTSQTTVRTLLILGASGDLTGRLLLPGLARLVAKGRAAGLRLVGAGSDPWTPEQWRERVQSSFAAAAEAADAEGKEALEALEKETVYHQLDVTAAGALATLLGSLEGPVAAYFALPPKISQLACEALRPEDVPQGTRLVMEKPFGSSEASARSLNQTLVRLVPEEHIHRVDHFLGKATVLNILGLRFANNFLEPVWNRHHIEKVEIIFDEDLALEGRARYYDAAGALRDMIQSHLLQIMALMAIEPPATVGERDLRDAISAVLRASSVPEPLAASTRRARYTAGSVAGKAVPDYAGEEGVDADRATETLAEIQVGIDNWRWKGVPFILRSGKALGAKRKEAVVTFRPVPHLPTGFTGVDSPNQLRIGFGPDTLEFDVDVNGPGDLLSLSRTTLQAELSASELLPYGEVLEGVLAGDPLLSVRGDTAEDCWRIVEPVLMAWQRGEVPLEEYDAGSAGPASWPAARPGGRS
- the ffh gene encoding signal recognition particle protein encodes the protein MFNSLSDRLTATFKNLRGKGRLTEADVDATVREIRRALLDADVAVPVVREFTGRVRERALGAEVSAALNPSQQIVKIVNEELVEILGGETRRIRLAKNGPTIIMLAGLQGAGKTTLAGKLSKWLKGQGHSPILVACDLQRPNAVNQLQVVGQRANVPVFAPHPGATSSELDQPAGDPVAVARAGVEEARQKLHDVVIVDTAGRLGVDAEMMEQARQIRRAIVPNEVLFVIDAMIGQDAVNTAHAFDEGVNFTGIVLSKLDGDARGGAALSVASVTGKPVMFASTGEGVDDFELFHPDRMASRILDMGDVLTLIEQAEKSWDKDEAARMAKKFADQEEFTLDDFLAQMQQIRNMGSMKKMLMMMPGAQNIRQQLEQFDEREIDRVEAIVRSMTPHERVAPKIINGSRRARIARGSGVHVSEVNGLLERFAQAQKMMKKMAQGGMPGMPGMPGMPGAGGGARKNAKNAPKKKAKSGNPAKAAQERKEAEARRANAAKALPTGAAFGQQSGDFDPSQLNLPKGFDKFLGK
- a CDS encoding ammonium transporter — encoded protein: MELTAGHVWVMVSAALVLLMTPGLAFFYGGMTRAKAALNMMMMSFISVAMVGVVWILWGYSMSSGEGFLQMVGNPFAHFGLEGIDTPDGLIMVGFGATFAIITVALISGAIADRAKFGAWSVFVPVWVTLVYCPLAYMVWGGGLFSEEGAVGSALGEAIDFAGGTVVHINAGVAALILVFIVGNRKGFGKDPNHRPHNIPFVMLGAAILWFGWFGFNGGAATTAEQGGLIWVNTLAAPAAAMLGWLVTERIRDGHPTSLGAASGVVAGLVAITPACANVSPVGALGLGIVAGVASALAVGLKFRWGFDDSLDVVGVHLVSGIIGTVALGLIALPEDGAGGGLFYGGGMAQMWAQLAAAGIAIAYSAILTTIIALAIHKTMGFRVSQEQETVGVDLSLHAETAYEFGVGGHGGSFHPLHDMITGKTQPEAAQASDATPADQKSESATGKESVGA